A portion of the Phyllopteryx taeniolatus isolate TA_2022b chromosome 15, UOR_Ptae_1.2, whole genome shotgun sequence genome contains these proteins:
- the ppp1r26 gene encoding protein phosphatase 1 regulatory subunit 26 isoform X2: MYLMNAPTVAAPRTKWRACGPPGGYIIPVCFNDSDTELSARGSPVSNKVQMIIESLRSSQSSLEMSDEVEGNVLQRQDRPPQVCKAAVGSLVTAKSKTKKRQTSVPFKDSDQSSDSDDSVDKGIEEAILEYLKKKDGHKCKAEPFVQSSRQTVPEIKSESQAFSIMRSHFPKSVIQATPATVPVKKYIKHKASLHEAAVNSELARIMLQDQMTNTMNPNSLVCKTEVEEVSNDSSSDDGIEEAIQSYQLKRVEQQTSGDTFKPLASVDESDSSSDDGIEEAIRSYQLEQLREKSVPKSQDHLASNASGSTGVDCTKRHKLKKKKKRAEKATQSVEAPSPFLFTDSLSVSQRSKGNGLLSFRVEGFTDQPTPALPKANTTAELMCAEAILDISKTVMPVVFMAHPDVSPSGCVPAGSTRHSATPEGDSGGSSVDSEDGIEQEILKFLEQKAQMLKRPPGEPTATKQEVTSEKSPRLSLTQRRKHKDNKSSVSAVDPTTKPFEAQSPPLVSQRSQDKTEQSGDKSSSLDSDEDLHTAIKALLKTKKKSKRKTRSERDSRKRLILEPGPMRATTKKAKLSPSSKLSVLKKAHQRKSNSKDTLGSIKKTAPPNMFTSKSQANCSENEVQGPLLTTACKIKEESSSVDSDDSIEQEIRKFLAEKAEKVSERTNEAPSNGAASVDCAPLRSDLEQEDQLAEIPRQSVSPLGQPQDKPLPVTTDSSAVTAVCPPWSFSPRTSPWSARAEQKAPRPARAADEKNETVPPLDQSIKWRQSFGLPIVDPKNFSRTTFHISSSKMRASPSPVSPYQEKGSGLKPPTPASLWSSQRHLWSTDKTMKTPVTSPALNPFSVVVSARQRQGAASTVHVPRDKSVFVELESGRTNHVQVQSRQSDEGKARADEGRAARDAQLEEAEEEFLDESEGDSPEKKQSTLSLSCAIDPGIVFQPCIALSSEERSSMFGRRYQKKTDKMILSVKRKLQFVPVHRMWRMVSSLHFSA, encoded by the exons TAAGGCTGCGGTAGGTTCCCTCGTGACAGccaaatccaaaacaaaaaaacgtcagACTAGTGTTCCTTTCAAGGACAGTGACCAGAGCAGTGATAGCGATGACTCTGTGGACAAAGGAATCGAGGAGGCCATCCTGGAATACCTGAAGAAGAAGGACGGCCACAAATGCAAAGCAGAACCTTTTGTTCAGTCATCCAGGCAAACTGTTCCTGAAATAAAGTCGGAAAGCCAGGCCTTTTCCATCATGAGAAGCCACTTTCCCAAAAGCGTCATCCAAGCAACACCAGCTACTGTACCCGTGAAAAAGTACATCAAACACAAGGCTTCGCTGCATGAGGCCGCTGTCAACTCTGAGTTGGCACGCATCATGCTGCAAGATCAGATGACAAACACCATGAACCCAAACAGTCTAGTATGCAAGACAGAAGTGGAGGAGGTTTCCAATGACTCCAGCAGTGACGACGGCATCGAGGAGGCCATTCAGAGTTACCAGCTGAAGAGGGTTGAGCAGCAGACAAGTGGGGACACTTTCAAACCGCTTGCCTCCGTGGACGAGTCGGACTCCTCTAGTGACGACGGCATCGAGGAAGCCATTCGCAGCTATCAGCTCGAGCAACTCCGAGAGAAGAGTGTCCCCAAATCACAAGACCATTTGGCGTCGAACGCCTCTGGAAGTACAGGCGTCGACTGCACCAAAAGACACAaactcaaaaagaaaaagaaacgagCGGAGAAGGCAACACAATCAGTGGAAGCGCCGTCTCCGTTTCTCTTCACTGATTCGCTCAGCGTCAGCCAGAGAAGCAAAGGCAACGGTTTGCTCTCATTCAGAGTCGAAGGCTTTACTGACCAGCCAACCCCGGCCCTCCCGAAAGCCAATACTACCGCTGAGCTCATGTGTGCAGAAGCAATACTTGACATCTCCAAAACAGTCATGCCTGTAGTCTTCATGGCCCATCCTGATGTCAGCCCTAGTGGCTGCGTGCCCGCCGGATCCACGCGACATTCCGCTACTCCGGAGGGGGACAGCGGGGGCAGCTCAGTCGACAGTGAAGATGGGATCGAGCAAGAGATTTTGAAATTTCTTGAGCAGAAGGCGCAAATGCTCAAACGTCCACCCGGAGAACCGACAGCGACGAAACAAGAAGTAACTTCAGAGAAATCTCCCAGATTGTCGTTAACGCAGAGGCGGaaacacaaagacaataaaagctcTGTGTCTGCGGTAGACCCGACCACCAAACCTTTTGAGGCACAAAGCCCACCGCTGGTCTCTCAGAGATCGCAAGACAAGACGGAGCAAAGTGGAGACAAGAGTAGCTCACTCGACAGCGATGAGGATCTCCACACAGCCATCAAAGCCCTCCTCAAGACAAAGAAGAAGTCCAAGAGGAAGACGAGGTCTGAGCGCGATTCTAGGAAGCGCCTGATTTTGGAACCTGGACCAATGCGAGCCACCACCAAAAAGGCAAAACTCAGTCCTTCGTCCAAACTTAGTGTTTTGAAAAAGGCCCATCAGAGGAAAAGCAACTCGAAAGACACGCTGGGATCAATTAAGAAGACCGCTCCGCCAAATATGTTCACCAGTAAAAGTCAGGCAAACTGTAGTGAGAATGAAGTCCAAGGCCCTCTGCTCACAACTGCTTGCAAGATTAAAGAGGAGAGCAGTTCGGTAGACAGCGACGACAGCATCGAGCAGGAGATCCGAAAGTTCCTCGCTGAGAAGGCCGAGAAGGTTTCCGAGAGAACAAACGAAGCGCCCAGCAACGGCGCCGCCTCTGTGGACTGTGCCCCCCTGCGAAGTGACCTTGAACAGGAAGATCAGCTGGCTGAGATTCCGAGACAAAGCGTCAGTCCTTTGGGGCAACCTCAAGATAAACCTCTGCCCGTCACGACGGACAGCTCGGCGGTCACTGCCGTTTGTCCGCCGTGGTCCTTCAGCCCCAGAACTTCGCCGTGGTCTGCTCGAGCTGAACAAAAGGCGCCAAGACCTGCGAGGGCCGCCGACGAAAAAAACGAGACGGTCCCGCCTCTGGATCAGTCCATCAAGTGGCGCCAGAGTTTCGGACTCCCCATCGTTGATCCAAAAAATTTCAGCCGAACGACGTTTCACATCAGCTCGTCCAAAATGAGAGCCAGCCCGTCCCCCGTGTCTCCTTATCAAGAAAAGGGCAGCGGGCTCAAACCTCCCACCCCGGCCTCCCTCTGGTCCTCTCAGAGACACTTGTGGTCTACAGACAAAACAATGAAGACCCCCGTGACCAGCCCCGCTTTAAACCCTTTCTCCGTCGTCGTTTCCGCCAGGCAGCGTCAGGGCGCGGCCAGCACGGTGCACGTGCCGCGAGACAAGAGCGTGTTTGTCGAGCTGGAGTCGGGTCGGACCAACCACGTCCAGGTGCAGAGCAGGCAGAGCGATGAGGGAAAGGCCAGGGCAGACGAGGGCAGAGCTGCTAGAGACGCACAACTAGAAGAAGCTGAGGAGGAGTTTCTAGATGAGTCAGAGGGTGACAGTCCAGAGAAGAAGCAGAGCACTTT GTCATTGTCCTGCGCCATCGACCCCGGCATCGTCTTTCAGCCGTGCATCGCTCTTTCCTCGGAGGAGCGCAGCAGCATGTTCGGGAGGAGATACCAAAAAAAG ACCGACAAGATGATACTTAGCGTCAAAAGAAAGCTTCAGTTTGTTCCGGTACACAG GATGTGGCGAATGGTTTcttctttacatttttcagcTTAA
- the ppp1r26 gene encoding protein phosphatase 1 regulatory subunit 26 isoform X1, protein MYLMNAPTVAAPRTKWRACGPPGGYIIPVCFNDSDTELSARGSPVSNKVQMIIESLRSSQSSLEMSDEVEGNVLQRQDRPPQVCKAAVGSLVTAKSKTKKRQTSVPFKDSDQSSDSDDSVDKGIEEAILEYLKKKDGHKCKAEPFVQSSRQTVPEIKSESQAFSIMRSHFPKSVIQATPATVPVKKYIKHKASLHEAAVNSELARIMLQDQMTNTMNPNSLVCKTEVEEVSNDSSSDDGIEEAIQSYQLKRVEQQTSGDTFKPLASVDESDSSSDDGIEEAIRSYQLEQLREKSVPKSQDHLASNASGSTGVDCTKRHKLKKKKKRAEKATQSVEAPSPFLFTDSLSVSQRSKGNGLLSFRVEGFTDQPTPALPKANTTAELMCAEAILDISKTVMPVVFMAHPDVSPSGCVPAGSTRHSATPEGDSGGSSVDSEDGIEQEILKFLEQKAQMLKRPPGEPTATKQEVTSEKSPRLSLTQRRKHKDNKSSVSAVDPTTKPFEAQSPPLVSQRSQDKTEQSGDKSSSLDSDEDLHTAIKALLKTKKKSKRKTRSERDSRKRLILEPGPMRATTKKAKLSPSSKLSVLKKAHQRKSNSKDTLGSIKKTAPPNMFTSKSQANCSENEVQGPLLTTACKIKEESSSVDSDDSIEQEIRKFLAEKAEKVSERTNEAPSNGAASVDCAPLRSDLEQEDQLAEIPRQSVSPLGQPQDKPLPVTTDSSAVTAVCPPWSFSPRTSPWSARAEQKAPRPARAADEKNETVPPLDQSIKWRQSFGLPIVDPKNFSRTTFHISSSKMRASPSPVSPYQEKGSGLKPPTPASLWSSQRHLWSTDKTMKTPVTSPALNPFSVVVSARQRQGAASTVHVPRDKSVFVELESGRTNHVQVQSRQSDEGKARADEGRAARDAQLEEAEEEFLDESEGDSPEKKQSTLSLSCAIDPGIVFQPCIALSSEERSSMFGRRYQKKTDKMILSVKRKLQFVPVHRYSMHLCVFNGLLVQITVLSFYRRIDESRM, encoded by the exons TAAGGCTGCGGTAGGTTCCCTCGTGACAGccaaatccaaaacaaaaaaacgtcagACTAGTGTTCCTTTCAAGGACAGTGACCAGAGCAGTGATAGCGATGACTCTGTGGACAAAGGAATCGAGGAGGCCATCCTGGAATACCTGAAGAAGAAGGACGGCCACAAATGCAAAGCAGAACCTTTTGTTCAGTCATCCAGGCAAACTGTTCCTGAAATAAAGTCGGAAAGCCAGGCCTTTTCCATCATGAGAAGCCACTTTCCCAAAAGCGTCATCCAAGCAACACCAGCTACTGTACCCGTGAAAAAGTACATCAAACACAAGGCTTCGCTGCATGAGGCCGCTGTCAACTCTGAGTTGGCACGCATCATGCTGCAAGATCAGATGACAAACACCATGAACCCAAACAGTCTAGTATGCAAGACAGAAGTGGAGGAGGTTTCCAATGACTCCAGCAGTGACGACGGCATCGAGGAGGCCATTCAGAGTTACCAGCTGAAGAGGGTTGAGCAGCAGACAAGTGGGGACACTTTCAAACCGCTTGCCTCCGTGGACGAGTCGGACTCCTCTAGTGACGACGGCATCGAGGAAGCCATTCGCAGCTATCAGCTCGAGCAACTCCGAGAGAAGAGTGTCCCCAAATCACAAGACCATTTGGCGTCGAACGCCTCTGGAAGTACAGGCGTCGACTGCACCAAAAGACACAaactcaaaaagaaaaagaaacgagCGGAGAAGGCAACACAATCAGTGGAAGCGCCGTCTCCGTTTCTCTTCACTGATTCGCTCAGCGTCAGCCAGAGAAGCAAAGGCAACGGTTTGCTCTCATTCAGAGTCGAAGGCTTTACTGACCAGCCAACCCCGGCCCTCCCGAAAGCCAATACTACCGCTGAGCTCATGTGTGCAGAAGCAATACTTGACATCTCCAAAACAGTCATGCCTGTAGTCTTCATGGCCCATCCTGATGTCAGCCCTAGTGGCTGCGTGCCCGCCGGATCCACGCGACATTCCGCTACTCCGGAGGGGGACAGCGGGGGCAGCTCAGTCGACAGTGAAGATGGGATCGAGCAAGAGATTTTGAAATTTCTTGAGCAGAAGGCGCAAATGCTCAAACGTCCACCCGGAGAACCGACAGCGACGAAACAAGAAGTAACTTCAGAGAAATCTCCCAGATTGTCGTTAACGCAGAGGCGGaaacacaaagacaataaaagctcTGTGTCTGCGGTAGACCCGACCACCAAACCTTTTGAGGCACAAAGCCCACCGCTGGTCTCTCAGAGATCGCAAGACAAGACGGAGCAAAGTGGAGACAAGAGTAGCTCACTCGACAGCGATGAGGATCTCCACACAGCCATCAAAGCCCTCCTCAAGACAAAGAAGAAGTCCAAGAGGAAGACGAGGTCTGAGCGCGATTCTAGGAAGCGCCTGATTTTGGAACCTGGACCAATGCGAGCCACCACCAAAAAGGCAAAACTCAGTCCTTCGTCCAAACTTAGTGTTTTGAAAAAGGCCCATCAGAGGAAAAGCAACTCGAAAGACACGCTGGGATCAATTAAGAAGACCGCTCCGCCAAATATGTTCACCAGTAAAAGTCAGGCAAACTGTAGTGAGAATGAAGTCCAAGGCCCTCTGCTCACAACTGCTTGCAAGATTAAAGAGGAGAGCAGTTCGGTAGACAGCGACGACAGCATCGAGCAGGAGATCCGAAAGTTCCTCGCTGAGAAGGCCGAGAAGGTTTCCGAGAGAACAAACGAAGCGCCCAGCAACGGCGCCGCCTCTGTGGACTGTGCCCCCCTGCGAAGTGACCTTGAACAGGAAGATCAGCTGGCTGAGATTCCGAGACAAAGCGTCAGTCCTTTGGGGCAACCTCAAGATAAACCTCTGCCCGTCACGACGGACAGCTCGGCGGTCACTGCCGTTTGTCCGCCGTGGTCCTTCAGCCCCAGAACTTCGCCGTGGTCTGCTCGAGCTGAACAAAAGGCGCCAAGACCTGCGAGGGCCGCCGACGAAAAAAACGAGACGGTCCCGCCTCTGGATCAGTCCATCAAGTGGCGCCAGAGTTTCGGACTCCCCATCGTTGATCCAAAAAATTTCAGCCGAACGACGTTTCACATCAGCTCGTCCAAAATGAGAGCCAGCCCGTCCCCCGTGTCTCCTTATCAAGAAAAGGGCAGCGGGCTCAAACCTCCCACCCCGGCCTCCCTCTGGTCCTCTCAGAGACACTTGTGGTCTACAGACAAAACAATGAAGACCCCCGTGACCAGCCCCGCTTTAAACCCTTTCTCCGTCGTCGTTTCCGCCAGGCAGCGTCAGGGCGCGGCCAGCACGGTGCACGTGCCGCGAGACAAGAGCGTGTTTGTCGAGCTGGAGTCGGGTCGGACCAACCACGTCCAGGTGCAGAGCAGGCAGAGCGATGAGGGAAAGGCCAGGGCAGACGAGGGCAGAGCTGCTAGAGACGCACAACTAGAAGAAGCTGAGGAGGAGTTTCTAGATGAGTCAGAGGGTGACAGTCCAGAGAAGAAGCAGAGCACTTT GTCATTGTCCTGCGCCATCGACCCCGGCATCGTCTTTCAGCCGTGCATCGCTCTTTCCTCGGAGGAGCGCAGCAGCATGTTCGGGAGGAGATACCAAAAAAAG ACCGACAAGATGATACTTAGCGTCAAAAGAAAGCTTCAGTTTGTTCCGGTACACAGGTACagtatgcatttgtgtgtgtttaacgGCCTATTGGTTCAAATCACCGTCTTATCTTTTTACAGGAGGATTGACGAGAGCAGAATGTAG
- the ppp1r26 gene encoding protein phosphatase 1 regulatory subunit 26 isoform X3: MYLMNAPTVAAPRTKWRACGPPGGYIIPVCFNDSDTELSARGSPVSNKVQMIIESLRSSQSSLEMSDEVEGNVLQRQDRPPQVCKAAVGSLVTAKSKTKKRQTSVPFKDSDQSSDSDDSVDKGIEEAILEYLKKKDGHKCKAEPFVQSSRQTVPEIKSESQAFSIMRSHFPKSVIQATPATVPVKKYIKHKASLHEAAVNSELARIMLQDQMTNTMNPNSLVCKTEVEEVSNDSSSDDGIEEAIQSYQLKRVEQQTSGDTFKPLASVDESDSSSDDGIEEAIRSYQLEQLREKSVPKSQDHLASNASGSTGVDCTKRHKLKKKKKRAEKATQSVEAPSPFLFTDSLSVSQRSKGNGLLSFRVEGFTDQPTPALPKANTTAELMCAEAILDISKTVMPVVFMAHPDVSPSGCVPAGSTRHSATPEGDSGGSSVDSEDGIEQEILKFLEQKAQMLKRPPGEPTATKQEVTSEKSPRLSLTQRRKHKDNKSSVSAVDPTTKPFEAQSPPLVSQRSQDKTEQSGDKSSSLDSDEDLHTAIKALLKTKKKSKRKTRSERDSRKRLILEPGPMRATTKKAKLSPSSKLSVLKKAHQRKSNSKDTLGSIKKTAPPNMFTSKSQANCSENEVQGPLLTTACKIKEESSSVDSDDSIEQEIRKFLAEKAEKVSERTNEAPSNGAASVDCAPLRSDLEQEDQLAEIPRQSVSPLGQPQDKPLPVTTDSSAVTAVCPPWSFSPRTSPWSARAEQKAPRPARAADEKNETVPPLDQSIKWRQSFGLPIVDPKNFSRTTFHISSSKMRASPSPVSPYQEKGSGLKPPTPASLWSSQRHLWSTDKTMKTPVTSPALNPFSVVVSARQRQGAASTVHVPRDKSVFVELESGRTNHVQVQSRQSDEGKARADEGRAARDAQLEEAEEEFLDESEGDSPEKKQSTLSLSCAIDPGIVFQPCIALSSEERSSMFGRRYQKKTDKMILSVKRKLQFVPVHRRIDESRM, encoded by the exons TAAGGCTGCGGTAGGTTCCCTCGTGACAGccaaatccaaaacaaaaaaacgtcagACTAGTGTTCCTTTCAAGGACAGTGACCAGAGCAGTGATAGCGATGACTCTGTGGACAAAGGAATCGAGGAGGCCATCCTGGAATACCTGAAGAAGAAGGACGGCCACAAATGCAAAGCAGAACCTTTTGTTCAGTCATCCAGGCAAACTGTTCCTGAAATAAAGTCGGAAAGCCAGGCCTTTTCCATCATGAGAAGCCACTTTCCCAAAAGCGTCATCCAAGCAACACCAGCTACTGTACCCGTGAAAAAGTACATCAAACACAAGGCTTCGCTGCATGAGGCCGCTGTCAACTCTGAGTTGGCACGCATCATGCTGCAAGATCAGATGACAAACACCATGAACCCAAACAGTCTAGTATGCAAGACAGAAGTGGAGGAGGTTTCCAATGACTCCAGCAGTGACGACGGCATCGAGGAGGCCATTCAGAGTTACCAGCTGAAGAGGGTTGAGCAGCAGACAAGTGGGGACACTTTCAAACCGCTTGCCTCCGTGGACGAGTCGGACTCCTCTAGTGACGACGGCATCGAGGAAGCCATTCGCAGCTATCAGCTCGAGCAACTCCGAGAGAAGAGTGTCCCCAAATCACAAGACCATTTGGCGTCGAACGCCTCTGGAAGTACAGGCGTCGACTGCACCAAAAGACACAaactcaaaaagaaaaagaaacgagCGGAGAAGGCAACACAATCAGTGGAAGCGCCGTCTCCGTTTCTCTTCACTGATTCGCTCAGCGTCAGCCAGAGAAGCAAAGGCAACGGTTTGCTCTCATTCAGAGTCGAAGGCTTTACTGACCAGCCAACCCCGGCCCTCCCGAAAGCCAATACTACCGCTGAGCTCATGTGTGCAGAAGCAATACTTGACATCTCCAAAACAGTCATGCCTGTAGTCTTCATGGCCCATCCTGATGTCAGCCCTAGTGGCTGCGTGCCCGCCGGATCCACGCGACATTCCGCTACTCCGGAGGGGGACAGCGGGGGCAGCTCAGTCGACAGTGAAGATGGGATCGAGCAAGAGATTTTGAAATTTCTTGAGCAGAAGGCGCAAATGCTCAAACGTCCACCCGGAGAACCGACAGCGACGAAACAAGAAGTAACTTCAGAGAAATCTCCCAGATTGTCGTTAACGCAGAGGCGGaaacacaaagacaataaaagctcTGTGTCTGCGGTAGACCCGACCACCAAACCTTTTGAGGCACAAAGCCCACCGCTGGTCTCTCAGAGATCGCAAGACAAGACGGAGCAAAGTGGAGACAAGAGTAGCTCACTCGACAGCGATGAGGATCTCCACACAGCCATCAAAGCCCTCCTCAAGACAAAGAAGAAGTCCAAGAGGAAGACGAGGTCTGAGCGCGATTCTAGGAAGCGCCTGATTTTGGAACCTGGACCAATGCGAGCCACCACCAAAAAGGCAAAACTCAGTCCTTCGTCCAAACTTAGTGTTTTGAAAAAGGCCCATCAGAGGAAAAGCAACTCGAAAGACACGCTGGGATCAATTAAGAAGACCGCTCCGCCAAATATGTTCACCAGTAAAAGTCAGGCAAACTGTAGTGAGAATGAAGTCCAAGGCCCTCTGCTCACAACTGCTTGCAAGATTAAAGAGGAGAGCAGTTCGGTAGACAGCGACGACAGCATCGAGCAGGAGATCCGAAAGTTCCTCGCTGAGAAGGCCGAGAAGGTTTCCGAGAGAACAAACGAAGCGCCCAGCAACGGCGCCGCCTCTGTGGACTGTGCCCCCCTGCGAAGTGACCTTGAACAGGAAGATCAGCTGGCTGAGATTCCGAGACAAAGCGTCAGTCCTTTGGGGCAACCTCAAGATAAACCTCTGCCCGTCACGACGGACAGCTCGGCGGTCACTGCCGTTTGTCCGCCGTGGTCCTTCAGCCCCAGAACTTCGCCGTGGTCTGCTCGAGCTGAACAAAAGGCGCCAAGACCTGCGAGGGCCGCCGACGAAAAAAACGAGACGGTCCCGCCTCTGGATCAGTCCATCAAGTGGCGCCAGAGTTTCGGACTCCCCATCGTTGATCCAAAAAATTTCAGCCGAACGACGTTTCACATCAGCTCGTCCAAAATGAGAGCCAGCCCGTCCCCCGTGTCTCCTTATCAAGAAAAGGGCAGCGGGCTCAAACCTCCCACCCCGGCCTCCCTCTGGTCCTCTCAGAGACACTTGTGGTCTACAGACAAAACAATGAAGACCCCCGTGACCAGCCCCGCTTTAAACCCTTTCTCCGTCGTCGTTTCCGCCAGGCAGCGTCAGGGCGCGGCCAGCACGGTGCACGTGCCGCGAGACAAGAGCGTGTTTGTCGAGCTGGAGTCGGGTCGGACCAACCACGTCCAGGTGCAGAGCAGGCAGAGCGATGAGGGAAAGGCCAGGGCAGACGAGGGCAGAGCTGCTAGAGACGCACAACTAGAAGAAGCTGAGGAGGAGTTTCTAGATGAGTCAGAGGGTGACAGTCCAGAGAAGAAGCAGAGCACTTT GTCATTGTCCTGCGCCATCGACCCCGGCATCGTCTTTCAGCCGTGCATCGCTCTTTCCTCGGAGGAGCGCAGCAGCATGTTCGGGAGGAGATACCAAAAAAAG ACCGACAAGATGATACTTAGCGTCAAAAGAAAGCTTCAGTTTGTTCCGGTACACAG GAGGATTGACGAGAGCAGAATGTAG